GACCCTGGGatcaaacaagaaaacattatCTATATAGACAGCGTTACCAGACTGATACTCAGTTTACAAAAAATCCTAATAGTACACAacacagcatgtaaacatatacAATTAATACTTTTGTGAGCAAATACCAATGTTGTGCAGACATCATTATAATGAATTGTAATTGTCAAACACAAATAATTGGTAAGAAAAGTAATAAATGTCGAGTAAAATGTGTGAATAGACCAACGTGAATATTCAGTTAATAGACACATTTGGATCAAAACAAGCCTTTTTTCAACCAATCAATTAAAGAGCAAAGCGATGCACACTGCATAATATATAATTCTGCTTTAAGtagttttaaaaggaaaatactgtttataacaattattttaacCCTCTTTAAGAATCTGTTTATGTTACAAGTTAGCTAATAAGGCCTCCACTTTGACATTAAATTATCAGAATAATATTTGGAGGTCATGTTATACTGACAACTAGCTTTTTGCAGTACAGAACCCCTCgttatcttcttcttttttagtGTAAAACTCTAATTTAACTGATATTTACTAAACGTTGACGTTGCAGCTAATGCTAGGCTAGCTAGCTGAATAACACGCAGTTAAAATTAATCACAAAACAGCCCCACTTACATTAGCTTTTCCCCTGGGAACGTAGCTTCAATAAAACGCAACTTAATTCAATATAAATGGAACAAAAACCTGtgttttatgaacatttaaaagctcATTTTGGAGGTAAACAACGACGGAGCTACTTGTCTGTTTATCTTCTCCATGTCGACGTGTTTGTATGTCACCGCTTTCACTGCAGCACTTTCGTTGATAAAACAAAACCCcatgtaattaaatatttgttaaatacaCAATTCATTTTATCGTTTTAATTCATCATATTTTTAATAGTGCTACTTTATTGTTTTAgttcttgattaaaaaaaactcagcCTTTTAATTTTTGATAATATGCAAATGCATCTTCCTGTGTCGAATGTGCGACTGCGTCACAAAATACGTGTTCCTGTGGCATGTTTTGGTTGACAAAAGCTGCATGAATTCCTCAAATGTAAGAGCTTTTTCTTTATAATGCAACATAAATGTAAAGAGGCTTTGTCATTCATTTACATAtatccagctgtgtgtgtaaatagCCATGCATGTAGACAAAGAAATGCATAACTAAAAGCAGGAAAGCTCAAATGCTAGTTAGGTAGCTACCTAGTTAGCATGTAGTATtcagatatacagtattaaCAAACGCACAAATAGCTTTAAAACTTGTGGAAAGATTGGTTCCATGCTGCACAGTTAGCAACTTTGTTGGAGTGGCAGTGTGATAATCTATAAATTGCATTAGAGTAGAAAGTAGGAATCTGGTTTAATGCCAGGTTGGTTttcatatatttgtgtttgtttctattGCCCACAGCATGGCGATCCCTATAGCCATCTTGGACTGTGACCTGCTGTTACACGGTCGAGGACACAAGACCCTGGACCGCTTTGACCTGGACTCTGTTCCAGACAACTTGCTCCTCACACAGTTTGGCTTCCCTAGAGAGTTTATTCTGTATCTGGTGGAAATACTCCGCGATGTAAGTAGATGATGAGCCTGAAATTCAATTATCTCATCCAATTAACTattgtttaactgtgtgtggATGTTAGGCTCTGTGCAGACGTACTCAGCGGTCCAGAGCCATCAGTCCTGAGGTCCAGGTGCTGGCTGCTTTGGGCTTCTACACATCCGGCTCCTTCCAGACATCGATGGGAGATACTATAGGGATCAGCCAGGCGTCAATGTCAAGATGTGTGTCCAACGTGACCAGAGCCCTGGTGGAGAAAGCTCCACAGTTCATCACGTtaaacaggtaaacacagacaaaagacAAAGTAAATATTACGGATAGGATGAAGACTGACAGCACATATTAATGTTTCCCACACAGGGACCCCTCCAGCACAGAGCAGTCCTTCCAGGAGTTTCAGAGGGTGGCAGGATTCCCAGGAGTCCTAGGGGTGCTGGACTGTGTTCAGGTGAACTATAATATACTGCATTAACACTTTAAACTCTTTATACAAAGGTTACAGCCTGAACTGATCATCTCTTCCCCTCTAGGTCACCATCAAAGCTCCTAACAGCGAAGACTCGTCCTACGTGAACAAGAAGGGGTTTCACTCGGTGGGCTGCCAGCTGGTTTGTGATGCCCGAGGATTGTTACTCAGCGCCGAGACACACTGGCCGGGAGGACTCAGAGACACCGAGGTTCTGGAAAGATCTGCTCTCCAGAAACACCTGCAGGACACTGAGGAGGGCTGGCTCCTGGGTGAGACGGGGATTTTAGACATCTTTGCACACTGTCTGAAAAAAGGTCCAGGactaacttttttttctgctttctgcTTTCTAGGTGACCGTCGTTACCCTCTGAGGAAGTGGTTGATGACCCCGGTGGACTGCCCTGAATCCCCTGAAGAGTTACAGTATAATCTGGCCCACACCGCCACACATGAGATAGTGGACAGAACCTTCAGAGCCATCCAGACCAGATTCAGATGTTTGGACGGCACCAAAGGATACCTACaggtatgctaagctaacttcTGGGGGGTCAGATCAGTGTCATAATGAATGAATGCACACTGAAGATTCACACAATACAAATCGGATTTAAGTTATACATGCTTTTGTGACTGAATGGTattctttctctgctgcagtATTCTCCGGAGAGGAGTTCTTCCATCCTGCTGGCCTGCTGTGTTCTCCACAACGCCTCGCTGCAGTCGGGGTTAGACGCCTGGACTCTGGAGAGGACCGACCCTCTGGAGCAGCCGGAGAGTCTCGAGCAGAGACCGGAGGACCGAGACAGCCGGGCAGAGGAGCTCCGGAAAGATCTCATCCTCAAACACTTCAGCTAAACTCAAACCAGATCAAGATTGGGACTGGgatcatcattttcttttaacaaacaacacatttcaagcAAGAAAGGCCACGGACACGTTGTTGCTGATGCaggttttttatattttgctgGTTTCTACTCTACTGACTACACTAAGATAACATAGAAGTATATGGAGGAACATGCAGGACGCTATACAACAAACTGAGACAACATGGTACCcgaacacatttcaaatatctGGAAGTGCTTCATTATTCACTCGGTGGAATAATGAAACACTTCCTGGTGTTTTACAACTATTCAAACTGTGTGCAGCTGCTGTGTTATCACAGTTTCTTTACAGGTGGAAAAAGTCACCctccctttattttttattccctCCCcgctttacatttttattcccaAATATCccaattgttttctttatttccacaGGTTTAAATCTTGGACTATGTCACAATACAAAAAAACGAGGCCCTTATTTACAACAACTGCACATTAGGTGGTCATTATTTATGTACACTGGTGCATTAAGACGGTTACGGGTGAGAATGACAGGGTGTTTGCGCAACGGGCTGCAGTCACATGATGTttttgtgtacacacacacacaaaatgaaatacaaacagagatgaataagaaacatttgttgtgttgtggAGATCAAAAACAGGATTTCTGAGCATtacataaatgtaataatgaataaaaggaAGTGGATTGGGACAGTGTaaagcttttactttgaaggagAGTCATGAAtggtttc
The Eleginops maclovinus isolate JMC-PN-2008 ecotype Puerto Natales chromosome 24, JC_Emac_rtc_rv5, whole genome shotgun sequence DNA segment above includes these coding regions:
- the harbi1 gene encoding putative nuclease HARBI1, whose protein sequence is MAIPIAILDCDLLLHGRGHKTLDRFDLDSVPDNLLLTQFGFPREFILYLVEILRDALCRRTQRSRAISPEVQVLAALGFYTSGSFQTSMGDTIGISQASMSRCVSNVTRALVEKAPQFITLNRDPSSTEQSFQEFQRVAGFPGVLGVLDCVQVTIKAPNSEDSSYVNKKGFHSVGCQLVCDARGLLLSAETHWPGGLRDTEVLERSALQKHLQDTEEGWLLGDRRYPLRKWLMTPVDCPESPEELQYNLAHTATHEIVDRTFRAIQTRFRCLDGTKGYLQYSPERSSSILLACCVLHNASLQSGLDAWTLERTDPLEQPESLEQRPEDRDSRAEELRKDLILKHFS